The genomic segment AGTGGCCAGCCAGACGTTGTAGGAAGGAGGACATGAAAGCAACAACCACACCCAGAGATGTTTGCACAAGGTGTAACAAGAGTTGTCGATATCTCAGTTCTCTTCCCTCCCATAAAGGAAGATGACATCTTATTTGTGGTTAAGCTAATGAACTTGCCTGGCTTCCATTCCTGGAAATGGCAGGGTGGACTTAGTCCAAGGagggggttaagagcggcagcttctaatctggcaaaccgggtttgattccccgctcccccacatgcagccaacagggtgaccttgggctagtcacagcctggataagtctgttctcacagagcagtcctctcagagcgctctcagccccacctgcctccccaggtgtctgttgtggggagaggaagggaaggccgctttgagactcctttgggcagtgaaaagtggggtataaaatccaactcctcTTCTCCTTAGCCTGCTAAGTATAGCAGCTGGTTACCGGGCGCTTCCTTGCCCAATGAATCCAAAATCTTCCCCATTCTGCATGTTGGTTATAAGCAGATTGGTTTTCTTCTTGACCCGGCTGGAGCGCACGGAAGGTCAGTTCCCTTGAGTGGAGCAGGAAGGGAAACCTGTGGGGTCAATTTGCCAGCTGTCCGCTTCTCAAAATGTTTCTTCTTAGTTTCAAGTTGTTTGGTCGCAGGATGACATCCAGGTTTGCTGAGGCGGAAAAACAGATGCTGTTTCACCTGGAGAGAGTcaggtccctctggggcaaacagATGACGTTTATATAACTCAATCAACAAACATATGTAGTGGGAGGAAAAACAGGCCAGATGGAGGCGGGATTTTGAGGACGGGACAGTCTGGTCCTGCCTCTGGCATGACAGGGTctcttaagatttttttttttaagttatttccagggagaaaaaattcttgaagggtccctggttcaatccccagcatctccagtgaaagaaacacagagcagctctctcagggctctctcagctgcacctatttcacagggtgtctgttgtggggagaagggaaaggtgtttgttaaccactttgagactccttcaggtaggtaattgtgatgtagtggttaaagagtggcagactctaacctggagagctgagtttgtttcactactcctccacatgcagccagctgggtgacctagggcttgtgacagttctcctagaggtgttcttgaagagcagttctctcagagctctcccagccgtACCAATCTCccaaggtgtcttttgtggggagtggaagggaggggTGTTCATATGCCACTGTGACTCCTGCAAATAGtggaaagcaaggtataaaaaccaactcttcttcttcttcttcttcttcttcttcttcttcttcttcttcttcttcttcttcttcttcttcttcttcttcttcttcatgtttcttccctttaaaaaaagatcCTGCAGTTCCAGGAGAGACTAAATTTCCATATGGAAAGAGTCTATTAATTCAGACTAAATTAATCATCGAGCTGAATTTCCCCTTCCTTCAAACCCCCTCCATGTCATTCCACGGGTGTTCCCCGAGGAGCGACATTCAGCGGAACGAGAGAGGCAGGAAACTTCCATTCTGGCAGTGCAAAATTtcgtctggatccaacccagcatgagcagaaggaggagggggacagaTGTGCTGCGGAAAGGTTACAGAATTCCAGAGCCACCGATCACGAATCTGAGAGTCCTAGGAGAGCATTAGTGAAGTTCTGGGGAAACACGGAGTCAGAATCAATATGGGAGATCAGaagggagaccttgggctagccacagttctgtcagagctctctcaggccctcctacatcacagggtatctgttgtggggagagggaggttaGGTGATTACAAGCCGCTTttagattccttcgggtagtaaaaaggaaGATTccctccagtaggcatgcttctcattcttGTGATCCTGATGAAGAACTCTGTGCTTCTCCTTATGGAATGGCATCTTGTTCTTGTTTGCCCACTTTCCCatcatgttcagatctcactggcctctatctctatcttctgggatgCTCAtgactcctcccaatttggtgtcctctGCAAATGTAATGccaagtccctccaccccctcatccagatccttgataaaaatgttggaaagGAGCCCTGTGACACCCCACGGCTGACTTCAATCAGACGAAAAAACATTGGGTATGGTTTTTGCGTAAAAATGTTCGAGAGCCAAAGTTTCTTTCCTCAGAGACAGGTATCTGAAGGAGGGAGTTTTTGCTCTTGAAAGCATCCCCTGGACCCGTCAGAACTGGGAGGGCTTCAGTTATACCCCAGTTCAAACCAGCATTAGTTTTGGAAACCAGTTTTCAAGGGGAATTCTTCACAGCAATGTGGAATAGAACAGGCAGGTGTGTCTTAATCTATCCCTGCAGGTCAGCTGTGAGCCCAGATTACTACGGGGAAGATATGGTACAAAAATCACTAGAACACGATGCCACGGATGAGCAGTATGCTTTCTTTAATTTGAACGGTTTTAATTACAAGCAGAGTCATTTGCCATGAACCCGTAACACAGCGGTTCTAGAGTTGTGCTAGAGTTCAGCCTGATGGGCTGCTGGTGGAGGGACGTTTTCGTGTGGCTGGGATGTGTGTTTCATGAGGAATCATGGTTTCCGAACAAGCCCCGGCTGAGAAAAGgaaaaggcaaagaaagaaaacGAGGCTgaatttgtttttcttcctgccccccccctccaatcttccCTCCTTCTTGGAAAATATTTGTGGGCATACGTGTGCTTACAGATCTCAATGTGTCTACTGTGTACATCAGAAGTATATACTATTAGGGACAAAACCCGTTGCCTTCAGGAATACATTGGgttctggattggggggggggggggtggaagaactctgaggatggcctctccctccccccaagacctggaaaggctgcaggctggaggcccccccaggaaggaaactctccagcaggggcagctctcacgcagcagggatctgcagcctccgagcctcggaggaaagtggaaggaggagggggtggtcaggggtgggggattgaaggcaattggctggctgctggacagacaggcaagccggttggaggaggaggcactcaggggcgggacagccgccctgagtgggcgttaagcgctgagtggcatttaagccatgagaccagctcctcctcctggacCTCCCCAGAAAATATTAAGTGCAACAGATGGAGGAAATAACTTAGAATAAactcaaccaagtttaattcttcagatatctgaagaagtgtgtgtggacATGAAAGAtgatgcccagaattaaatttggttGCTCTTCAACAGTCAgaacacagtcagagtagttcagcagtggcataggctgcctaaggaggtggtgagctccccctcacttgcaatcctcaagcaaaggttggatgcacacttttcttgggtgctttaggatgcttagggctgatcctgcgttgagcaggggggtggactagatggcctgtgtggccccttggaatcaaactttgttctgttgcttcagtccAGCATAGCAACCCTCCTGAATGGATAATGAATCCACTTTCCCAGCTCTTCAAAAGCACAAAGAACGGACACTTTACATGACCCTTTTCAGATATGATCCTTCAGTTATGTGTGTCTGTCTTCCTTCAAGTCTCAGGTGATTTTAGCCAAACACTGATCTTGAACCAGCAACCTGAGAGGGCCGGAGGGGATCTCCTTTTGTTTGGGATCACCGTTTTTTTGAATAATAGTGGTAGAGACCATTCCAGAGAAGAACATGATGGGACTATCAGTGATTCTGACCTTGTTTGCCTTCCTGATTCTTGTCCAACTGCTGGAGGCTGTGAGTCCTCTTGAAAGTTTCCTATGCCCCCTTCCAGCTGCTAGACTTCAGCAGATTTGCTTAGATGACTCCatcaggactagaaacttgcttttgtTTATAAACAGATGTGGCAAGCATTGCTGTTTCTGGGTATGTGAGGTGTTTTACATTCTCAGAAAgcgccaaaaggaaaaaaaaaagatgattctTGTTATTACAGAACTGCAGAATTACAGGAATTATCCTGATAACACTCCAAAATCTGCTATGTGCTTACAAGCTTGGCTCTTTTCTTACTCGGCATTTAAAGCTGGGAATTTAAACATTCCTTTGCCCCAGTTATTGCTTTGCTTCCTGGTTAAGAACCAGGGTAGCCCCCACCAGGGAAATACCGTCCttgtgtgtatgtgggtgtgTTACAGCAGAGTGAACCTGTCTGGTAGTCACCTAGGGTGAGTCTAAGCCATCTGTAGGTAACTAAACAACATTTTTTGCAAATTAGCTGGttctcatttccccccctgcCTGCATCACGTCATAAGAAGATCAGTAAGTATTGTTTATGGACTTCAAGATATAAAAGGGAAGCTAAAGAAAAGTTGCCCTTTGTTAGGGAGATTTACTCTGTTGATATtgtttgaaagccagcttggtgtagtaacgAACAGCAGCAGttcttaatctggcaagccgggtttgattccccgctcctccacatgcagcagccagctgggtgaccttgggctagtcacagttctgttagtgctgttctcacagagcagtcctgtcagagctctctcagccccatttacttcccagggtgtctgttgtggaaagaagaagggaaggcaattgtaagtcgctttgaaactccttcaggcagagaaaagcaggatacaaaaaggacttttcttcttcttgtgtcctACCCTAGTCTATGTTCCTTGGTGAGACACCAGACATTTCCTCCGGCAAATGAGCACACGGCCAAGTTCAAAACCCTTGAAAAGGAAAGTCAAAATGGCCCCGGAGTCTTAAAGGATGCACTCTTGCTTCTCCGTGGCTTTCAGGGCCTCGTGCATGCTCGCCGCGGACAGCCTCCTGTTGATGTTCCGGTAGCTGCACTGCAGCAGGCTCCAAAAAGTAGTCCTCAGATCTCGGTTGAAGAGCGCGTAGATCAAAGGGTTGACCAGGGAGTTGGCGTAGCCCAGCCAAAGGAAGGTCCTCTCCAGGCGCAGGGGCATGCAGCTGCAACGGCTGCCGCAGATGAAAGGCCGGGCCGTGGACATCAGGAAGAAGGGCAGCCAGCAGAAGGCGAACGCCCCCACAATGATCCCCAGCGTCCGAGCCGCCTTCTGctccttcttgaagatggaaATGTTCTTGCGTTCTTGGCGGAGCAGCTTGGACAAGGTCGCGCACTCCTCTGCCGCTTTGTCCCGCTTGGTGGTGCGCTGGCCGCGGAGGCCGATCTCGATGCAGAACACCTCGTCCTGGTCGTGGGGTCGGGAGAGGTCCATGAACCGGTGCTTCTCCGTGCTCCTCTTGGCCGCCTTGTAGATCCTGTTGTACATCACCAGCATGACCGTCATGGGGATGTAGAAGGCCACGCCGGTGGAGTAGACGGTGTAGCCAAAGTCCTGGCTGATGAGGCAGACCCGCTCCACGGTGACGTTCTTAGCCCAGCCAAACAGAGGGGGGAGGGTGATGGAGGCGGACAGGAGCCAGACCACGAAGACCATCTTGGCCATTAGCTTCCCGTCTTGTCTCACGGGGTACGTCAAGGGGCGGGTGATCCCAAGGTACCTGGAAAACAAGGATCAGGAGTCGTTAAGCTGGCTCcgtttttatttttctctcttagGATGCTGGGTGCAATGGCTTCGGTGCCGGTGCAAAAATTGGTCCCGCTATCAGTAGCTATTTTTTCTGGAAGGCCCTATCAGAGTAACAATATCGCttgcccaaagaagaagaagaaagaaacggggcattttgtgtccctgcagtgacactgtaggtggggggcaggagccggGCCTCGAAGGCTTGGCTCTTCCAGTATGCATTGAACGGGCCTGGCCCGGCCGGACATCTAATATCTATGGTAACAAGGAAGGAAATACAGAAAAATCaacattcccttgctgcgggccatcagaggccctaaagcaggtaTGGGCCGGGAGTGGACCCGGATGGTGCTGGTGGCATGCGTAGGCGGGGATTAGGTCCGTTGTTCTGCAGGTGATGGCCCATCCTTCCCTGCCTGTGCTTAATCGGTCTTGGTGAGCACCAAGAAAGTTATAGACCAGAGCCGTGGTGCCCCTGGGtaccatgttggggactcctaCCCTCAACCAGAGGTGATGCAGCGAGTCAGCCATGTGCCCTCCATCCCACAAAGCCACCTGCCAACATGCTCTGCTGCTAATGCGTGATTTCTCCGTTGAGTTTTTGATTCTGATTTTGCAAATGGGGGAAAGAGCTGGATTTGGCCCAGGGgcttccctctgccg from the Paroedura picta isolate Pp20150507F chromosome 10, Ppicta_v3.0, whole genome shotgun sequence genome contains:
- the LOC143819505 gene encoding 5-hydroxytryptamine receptor 7-like, which encodes MFVRIGPHRFLQQHLLVVEAAERADPTHKSPPAPFMTEGPPNPAGPDSIPSNATNATDCGEEILLYGETEKVVIGTVLSVITLLTMAGNSLVIISVCIVKKLRQPSNYLVVSLAAADLSVALVVMPFVIVTDLVGGEWLFGEVFCNVFIAMDVMCCTASIMTLCVISVDRYLGITRPLTYPVRQDGKLMAKMVFVVWLLSASITLPPLFGWAKNVTVERVCLISQDFGYTVYSTGVAFYIPMTVMLVMYNRIYKAAKRSTEKHRFMDLSRPHDQDEVFCIEIGLRGQRTTKRDKAAEECATLSKLLRQERKNISIFKKEQKAARTLGIIVGAFAFCWLPFFLMSTARPFICGSRCSCMPLRLERTFLWLGYANSLVNPLIYALFNRDLRTTFWSLLQCSYRNINRRLSAASMHEALKATEKQECIL